The DNA sequence ATGAGGAACCACGACAGCGCCGCCAGCATCAGCGTCAGCGCGACCTGCACGGCGGTGAGCCAGAACCACGGCTCGCCGGCGCGGCGTTCCGGCGTCCAGACCGCGACGGGCATGTGCCAGAGGTAGATCCCGTACGAGCGTTCGCCGATCCAGCGCAGCGGCGCGATCCCGAGCGCCCGGCCGAGCAGGCTGCCGGGGTAGGAGACGGCGACCAGGACCAGCGCGGTCAGCAGCGACATCAGCAGCAGCCCGCCGCGGTAGAGCGAGAGCGAGTACGCCGTGGTGGTCAGGATCAGCACCGCCACCCCGCCCAGCGCGGCGATGCCGACGGCGTCGACGGCCATCCGCGCCTCGCGCGGCGGCCGGTCCCGGATCCGCCCCGGCCGGTAGACCAGCGCCAGCGCCGCCCCGGCCAGCAGCTCCCCGGCCCGGGTGTCGGTCCCCTCGTACGCGCGGGTGTGGTCGAAGCCGGGATGGGCCAGGACGGCGAGCAGGACGAACGACACCACGGCGAGGGCGGCCGCGATCCCGGCCGCGCGGTGCCGCCGCCGGCCGGTCACCCGCAGCAGGACCAGCAGCAGGATCGGCCAGAGCAGGTAGAACTGCTCCTCGACGGCCAGCGACCAGAGGTGCTCCAGCGGCGCCGGCCCGGCGACGGCGTCGAAGTAGGAGGAGCCGCGGGCGATGTCGGCCCAGTTGCTCACGTACAGGGCGGCGGCGACGGTCTCGCCCCAGCGCGCCGGGAGCGAACCGCGGTCCACGACCGCCGTGATCGACAGGACCGCGACGAGCACGACGGCCAGCGCCGGCAGCAGCCGCCGGGAGCGCGCCAGCCAGAATGCGCGGAGGTCGATCCGGCCGGTCCGGTCCCAGCCGGAGAGCAGGACGCCGGTGATGAGGAACCCGCTCAGCGTGAAGAACATGCTCACGCCGAGCAGCCCGCCGCCCAGGCCCGGCACGTCGAAGTGGTAGCCCAGCACCGCGACGACGGCGACCGCGCGGAGTCCGTCCAGACCCGGCAGGTAGGTCGTACTGGCACCGACGGGACGAGGCACACCATCCCCTCTCGGGCGGGTGGACTCGGGCGGGTGGACTCGGGCGAAAGTAACACCGCAGTGCCATCGCGGGACGTCACCGCCCCTCCGGGCGTGTCCCGGCCCATTCCGGGAGCGGCGGCCGCTGGACCTCCGGCGGGCGCCGTACGGAACCCAGGGTCAGGAGATGGCCTGGATCCCGGTCGTCACGCAGGTGGCGTCGATGTCACCGGACGGCGCGCCGCTGACGCCGATGCCGGCCACGACCGTGCCGCCGCCCTGGATCGGCAGGCCGCCCGGGAGGATGACGAAGCCCGGCACGGTCCGTCCCTTCGCGACGGCCCGGCGTCGCCGACCGTACGGCGGAAGGACCGCCCGGCCGGCGCGGAGCCGGAGTTCACCAGAAGTAAATCGATCTATCCGGATCGGGCCGGGACAAGGCCCCGATCAGGCCGACCAGATCGGACGGCGGGGCCAGGTGACGTGGCCGTCCTCGAGGCGGAGCTCGGCGTCGAGCTCCGCCGCGGCCTCGGCGTCGTGGGTGGCCATGACGACCACCGCGCCGGCGGCGGCCTCGGCCCGCAGCGCGTCGATGACCCGCTGCCGGTTGGTGCCGTCGAGGTCGCTGGTCGGCTCGTCGGCCAGGATCACGGCCGGCGTGCCCGCGAACGTCCGGGCCAGCGCGACCCGCTGCTGCTGACCGCCGGAGAGCTCGTCGACCAGGTGGGTCGCGGACTGCTCCAGGTCCAGCAGCGCGAGCGCGGCCCGGGTCCGCGCGGGGGCGTCGGCGACGCCGGCGGCCAGCAGCGGCATCAGGACGTTCTCCT is a window from the Mycobacteriales bacterium genome containing:
- a CDS encoding acyltransferase family protein, which encodes MPRPVGASTTYLPGLDGLRAVAVVAVLGYHFDVPGLGGGLLGVSMFFTLSGFLITGVLLSGWDRTGRIDLRAFWLARSRRLLPALAVVLVAVLSITAVVDRGSLPARWGETVAAALYVSNWADIARGSSYFDAVAGPAPLEHLWSLAVEEQFYLLWPILLLVLLRVTGRRRHRAAGIAAALAVVSFVLLAVLAHPGFDHTRAYEGTDTRAGELLAGAALALVYRPGRIRDRPPREARMAVDAVGIAALGGVAVLILTTTAYSLSLYRGGLLLMSLLTALVLVAVSYPGSLLGRALGIAPLRWIGERSYGIYLWHMPVAVWTPERRAGEPWFWLTAVQVALTLMLAALSWFLIEDPVRRHGFVSIARRTVLHPSPGFRTRAPVAIGAAMVVAVAVTTLSPVTLVSGRDRQLVSSVAAPPPLPATSAAAVPTPARASASAPAAKTRGRTSCTSVVHVGDSTSLGLMDPAYLPNPSDRIDARYRAVGVRSVQTDILGARSIVERYKGQPNAQEATAKRVDAGYAGCWVFAMGTNDTANQYAGSNVGSAERIDRLMKEIGGRPALWLTVRTLRPSGPWSETQMSKWNAALLAACRTYPNMRVYDWAAQVQDSWFGSDGIHFTSAGYRQRARRTAQALTAAFPAGGGSPQGCLLTPH
- a CDS encoding heme-binding protein, which produces MPGFVILPGGLPIQGGGTVVAGIGVSGAPSGDIDATCVTTGIQAIS
- a CDS encoding ATP-binding cassette domain-containing protein, whose amino-acid sequence is MRAPGPVRANHVEVRYGAVVAVHDATFEVPPGGMLAVTGPSGAGKSSLLWALAGAVPYAGTVEVGGVPVGDRAAAAALGIALTPQGNGLPSFLTAEENVLMPLLAAGVADAPARTRAALALLDLEQSATHLVDELSGGQQQRVALARTFAGTPAVILADEPTSDLDGTNRQRVIDALRAEAAAGAVVVMATHDAEAAAELDAELRLEDGHVTWPRRPIWSA